One region of Olleya sp. Hel_I_94 genomic DNA includes:
- a CDS encoding hybrid sensor histidine kinase/response regulator, whose translation MKHLYLLICFINFSVFAQNTTYNPITSSGDLYEYSQYASVGNKDLSIQDILLEKNLEYQDLSSDNQSLGFTSQNYWVKFKLENTSNDKATYYLETARPVTDKANMFIVTQDSIQTFKSGDQIPFETRQVAHRSTVFKLVLLPNTVQDVYMEFGSDGETINLPLNLFTESEFWIMNYKQQLFLGLFYGLLFLAGIIYLFFYTSLKEKTFLYYGCYVFSIALLQGALDGFIFEFLLTNGGYLNSKAVLIAALFSNFFLLKYCEYFLKVSQYLSSFKIVYNIIYFVLGVLFVMVFISPKTMEFVYPLSNLNGLLSLILLLATIFTMRYKKLRVDFYFSIGIFFLIIGLLGFVMNNLSLLPNNFFTLNSSKFGSGMEVIFLSLSMTNLLKKLREDKEESQELALNRSQEISQLKTFFMSNMSHELRTPINAIMGIAQTELKNNGNSESNKNYEIIKNASLSLLSNVNDILDFEKIEKNELKLVNEVFNPFNAVTEINNNWKLEAQRKGLNYHFEIDADIPDFIESDLERFVQIINNVLSNAVKFTAEGSIGFKLKCFPQPNDVNRFSLQVSDSGVGMTPETKKNIFDSFNQMRNNHKRKFGGIGLGLTIVNRLVDLFDGEITVESQLDKGTVVYIDLPLKVVKIATLNDQKANPSTRHAAPLNVLVVEDNMLNQMVIKKLLSTDNKFTMVIANNGEEALKLLTNASFDLILMDLQMPIMDGYEATQHIRSGICGPKIQSIPIIAVTADVMQETKQRVLNIGMNDYMTKPINKELLFKKIERCIYDNTNLKIA comes from the coding sequence ATGAAACACTTATACCTGCTAATCTGTTTTATAAACTTTTCTGTATTTGCACAAAATACAACCTACAACCCAATCACTAGTTCTGGAGATTTATATGAATATAGTCAGTATGCATCGGTTGGGAATAAAGATTTAAGTATACAAGATATACTTTTAGAAAAAAACCTTGAATATCAAGATTTAAGCTCTGATAATCAAAGTTTAGGATTTACTTCTCAAAATTATTGGGTAAAATTTAAATTAGAAAATACGTCTAATGATAAAGCGACCTATTACCTAGAAACTGCAAGACCTGTAACAGATAAAGCTAATATGTTTATTGTTACACAAGACAGTATACAAACGTTTAAAAGTGGTGATCAAATCCCCTTTGAAACCAGACAGGTGGCACACAGATCTACTGTATTTAAACTAGTTTTATTACCTAACACTGTTCAGGATGTTTATATGGAGTTTGGCAGTGATGGAGAAACAATCAACTTACCACTTAACCTATTTACAGAGTCTGAGTTTTGGATCATGAATTATAAGCAACAATTGTTTTTGGGCTTATTTTATGGTCTTTTATTTTTGGCAGGGATTATATACTTGTTCTTTTATACTAGTTTAAAAGAAAAAACATTTTTGTATTATGGCTGTTATGTGTTTTCAATAGCTTTATTACAAGGCGCTTTGGATGGTTTTATTTTTGAATTTTTACTAACCAATGGTGGTTATTTAAATAGTAAAGCGGTTTTAATAGCAGCATTATTTTCTAATTTTTTTCTATTAAAATATTGTGAGTATTTTTTAAAAGTTTCGCAATATTTAAGCAGTTTTAAGATTGTATATAATATTATATATTTCGTGTTAGGTGTTTTATTTGTCATGGTATTTATTTCGCCAAAAACAATGGAGTTTGTATACCCATTATCTAATTTAAATGGCTTGCTAAGCCTTATTTTGCTCTTGGCTACAATTTTTACAATGCGTTATAAAAAACTACGTGTTGATTTTTATTTTTCTATTGGAATTTTCTTTTTGATAATTGGTTTATTAGGCTTTGTAATGAATAACTTAAGTCTATTGCCTAATAATTTTTTTACTTTAAATAGCTCTAAATTTGGATCAGGAATGGAGGTTATTTTCTTGTCTTTATCTATGACTAACTTGCTTAAAAAATTAAGGGAAGATAAGGAAGAGTCGCAAGAATTAGCGTTAAATAGGTCTCAGGAAATAAGTCAATTAAAGACTTTTTTTATGTCCAATATGAGTCATGAATTAAGAACACCTATTAACGCAATTATGGGTATTGCACAAACCGAATTGAAAAATAATGGTAATTCTGAAAGTAATAAAAATTACGAAATTATTAAAAATGCATCACTTAGTTTACTTAGTAATGTTAATGATATTTTAGATTTTGAGAAGATTGAAAAAAACGAATTAAAATTGGTCAACGAGGTTTTTAATCCGTTTAATGCAGTTACTGAAATTAATAATAATTGGAAACTTGAAGCACAGCGTAAAGGCTTAAATTATCATTTTGAAATAGATGCAGATATACCAGATTTTATTGAAAGTGATTTAGAGCGTTTTGTGCAAATTATAAATAATGTTTTAAGTAACGCTGTTAAGTTTACAGCAGAAGGTAGTATTGGTTTTAAATTAAAATGTTTTCCGCAACCTAATGATGTTAATCGGTTTTCACTTCAAGTCTCAGACTCTGGCGTTGGTATGACACCAGAAACCAAGAAAAACATTTTTGACAGTTTTAATCAAATGAGGAATAACCACAAAAGAAAATTTGGTGGTATCGGGTTAGGGTTAACTATAGTCAACCGTTTAGTAGATTTATTTGATGGAGAAATAACGGTAGAGAGTCAGTTAGATAAAGGCACTGTTGTGTATATAGATTTGCCTTTAAAAGTTGTCAAAATAGCAACCCTTAACGATCAAAAAGCAAACCCAAGCACACGTCATGCTGCTCCTTTAAATGTTTTAGTTGTAGAGGATAATATGCTAAATCAAATGGTTATTAAAAAACTACTTAGTACAGATAACAAGTTTACAATGGTTATTGCTAACAATGGTGAAGAGGCTTTAAAACTATTAACAAACGCTAGTTTTGACTTAATTTTGATGGATTTGCAAATGCCTATTATGGACGGTTACGAGGCTACGCAACATATTAGAAGTGGTATTTGTGGACCCAAAATACAATCAATACCAATTATAGCAGTAACCGCAGATGTTATGCAGGAAACTAAACAACGTGTTTTAAACATTGGTATGAATGATTACATGACAAAACCGATTAATAAAGAGCTTTTGTTTAAAAAAATAGAGCGTTGTATTTATGATAATACTAATTTAAAAATTGCTTAA